The Gemmatimonadaceae bacterium nucleotide sequence GGAAAGGGAATCATGGGTCGAAGCGTCCGTTCTCAGGCGCCGGGTGTCAAGGTCGGTGAGATTCTCGACTTGCCCCACCCGCTCGGTAAGGGTTCCCGTATCATATTTCGAATGCCGGATTCGACCGGACTGACCCTGAACATGCAGGAGTGCCCGTCATGCCCACCTATGTGTATGAAACCATTCCCGAAAGCGGCACCGACGCGCCGCAGCGATTCGAGTTGCGCCAATCGATGTCGGAGCCCAGCCTGACCGTGCATCCGGACACCGGAGCACCAGTCCGTCGGGTGCTGTCTGGCGGACTGGCGACCTTTACCGAGGGACCATCATCCTCGCGCCCCGGACCTGCGGGCGGGTGTGGAACGGGATGCGGCTGCGTGTCATGAACGCGTGACGGCGCCCGCACGCGCGCACATTCGTTGTTGACGATGCGCCGGGTGCGTTGCACACTGTGCCGTATGCGCCCAACTCTCGCCGCTCTTTCGCTGGCCCTGCTCGGTGCCAGCCCCGTCGTCGACCTGCCCGCACAGTCATCAGCGGGCGTCATCCCCGGCATCGAAGTCCTGCTCACCGACTCACTGCACCTGATCAGGGGCAAACGCGTCGGGCTGCTGACCAATCACTCGGGCCGCGACCGCAAGGGCACCAGCAGCATCGACCTGCTGTTCAAGGCGCCGGGGGTGAAGCTCTCCGCGTTGTACGGGCCGGAACACGGAATCCGGGGTGTCGCGAAGGCCGGCGAGAAGATCAGCTCGAGTGTGGATTCCGCCACGGGCGTGAAGGTGTACTCGCTGTACGGTGATGTGGAATCGCCCACGGCAGACATGCTGAAGGACATCGACGTCTTGCTGTACGACATTCAGGATGTCGGCGCCCGCGTCTACACCTTCGAGTGGACGCTGGCCTTGGTCGCGGCGACGGCGAAGAAGCCAATCATCGTGCTCGATCGACCCGATCCCATTCGCGCCGATCGCATCGAGGGGAATATCCTCGATCCGCGATTCGCTTCGCTGGTTGGGCAGCATCCCGTGGCGCTGCGTTACGGCCTCACGCCCGGAGAATTGATGCGCTTTTTGGTTGGCACGAAGCTCATCGATGCGCAGGTGACGGTGATTCCGATGAAGAACTACCGACGGGCGATGTGGTTTGACGAGACCCGCATTCCGCGAGTGAACCCTTCGCCGAACCTGCGCACCCTGGACGCCGAGTTGTTGTATCCGGGTACCGTGTTCTTCGAGGGTACCAACGCTACAGAAGGACGCGGCACCGACGCGCCCTTCACGCTCATCGGCGCGGCGTATCTCACCGACCACGTGGCGATCGCGGCGGAGCTCAATGCGCTGAAACTCCCGGGCGTGCGCTTTGATACGGCGACGCGTACGATCGAACCGGGCTACAAGTTTGCCGGCCAGACGATTCCGATGATCCACGTGCGGGTGATCGATCGCAACGCGGTGCGTCCGGTGGAGCTGGGCATTCGCATGCTGCGCGCGTTCTACGCGCACCATCCCACCGAGTTCAAGTGGCGCGAGCCATCGGTGAACGCGGCGGGGCGAATCAAGTCAATTGATCGACTGGCGGGTACGGACCAGCTCACCAAGGCGGTGGAGCAGAACACCGTGGACGCCCTGGTCAAGCAATGGGATGCGGATGCGGTGAGGTTCGCGACGATGGTGAAGCCGTACCTGTTGTACCGATAGCCGATGACACGAGCCCACCGGCAGCCCGGCTTTGTCCTCGCCGCTGCCTGTGTGGCGCTGGCGAGCCGTCTCGCTTCGCCTGTGCAGGCACAGCCCGCAACGTCGCTGGTGCTTGGCGACGCGGCGCTGCGCGTGGAGTTGTCCGGCACTGATGGTCATGTGGTGGCGCTCCGCGACTGGACCGGACGGCGGTTGGCCGGCGCCGCGGCCGATTCGATCGGTCTCTGGTCGCTGGATCTCATGCCCGGCGGTTCATCATCCGCGGTTCACGCATCGCAGGCCACGCACTTCACGTCGCGACACGCAGGTGCTCGCGGACTGGAGTTGACCTGGAGTGGCTTCGACGGCACGGCCATTCCTTCCTTAAGGGTGGTGGCGACGGTGCAGTTGCGCCCGGACTCCACGTCGGCCTGGCGCATAAGCGTGCAGGGCATTCGCAGCTCACGGGTGGAACGCGTGCACTATCCGCGCCTGACCGGCATCGCGACGCTGGACGCGAAGGAAGAACTGGCCGTGCCGTCGTGGATGGGACAGCGGGCGCGCCATCCGCGTACCATGCTTGCCGGCGCCGACGGAGCGGGACGACGGCTGGAGTTTGCCTATCCGGGCGCGACCTCGATGCAAGTGATCGCGCTCTCGAATGCCACCCAGGGTGGACTGTATTTCGCGGCCGACGATTCCCTGGCGTACCGCAAGAGCTTCGCGTTGTGGGGCGAGCGTGATGGATCGGCGGGTTACGATATGGTCCATGTCCTGTCGGACCCCGGCGTGGCCGATCGCTATGCCCCGGCGTACGCGGCGCTGGTTGGTGCGATTCCCGGCGACTGGCTGACGGCGGTCGAGCGCTATCGCGCCTGGGGCACGAAGCAGTACTGGGCACGGCAAAGCCGATTGCGAACCGGTGTCACGCCGGCGTGGATGCGGGCGACGGGACTCTGGGTGTGGAATCGCGGCACATCAGACGTGGTGCTGGAGCCGGCAGCCGCGCTGCAACGCGATGCGAAGCTGCCGGTGAACGTCTTCTGGCATTGGTGGCACAATGGGCCCTACGATACGAGCTTCCCCGACTATCTGCCACCGCGCGAAGGGGCGATTCCGTTCACAAAGGCGGTGGCCAAGGCGCACAGTGACGGCCTGCATGCCATTGTGTACATGAACCAGCGGCTGTGGTGCGTGAACACGCCAAGCTGGACGCGCGAGAACGCGGAGCGCTGGGCGGTGCGCGAACGCGACGGCAGCGTGCGGCAAGAGACGTACAATGTGTTTGATCCGAAGCCGTGCGCGACGATGGACATCGCCACGCCGTTCTGGCGGAACAAGTACGCCGGGATCGCCGATACCGTGCTCAAACAGTACGGCATCGATGGCATCTATATGGACCAGGCGGTGCTCAGCCTGATCGATTGGAGTCCCGACCACGGGCATCCCGTGGGGGGTGGCAACTACTGGATGCAGGGATTCCGCGCGCTGGCCCGTGATCTGCGCACGCGCAACGCGTCGCGCCCCGCAGGATTTGCCGGTGAGGGTGGTGGCGAAAGCTGGATGCCGGACCTGGACGCGTTTCTCACGCTGCAGGTGAGTCAGGAGCGATACGCGGATCCGGCGTCAGGATGGGAAGTGATCCCGATGTTTCAGGCGGCATATCATCCGTTTGCGCTCACGTATGGAACGTACGGGTCGCTGACGTTGCCTCCGTATGACGCCCTGTGGCCGGTGGAGAAGCAACCAGCGACGGCCATGACCTTGCTGGACCCGAAGTATGTGCGGCAGTTCCATCTGGAGCAGGCGCGCATGTTCGTGTGGGGGATGCAGCCCACCATTGCCAACTTCCTGCCGGACCAACTCACGGAACGGCGACGGGAGATCGACTATCTGGAGCGACTGGCGCGATTGCGCTATGGACTGCGCGAGTTCTTCCAGACGGGCACGTTTCTGCGCGCGCCCGAGGTGGAGGTGCCGACGACGGAATTGTTGCTTTCGCGCATTTCCATCTACGCGGCGCGACTTGGCGGACCCACTGAAGCGCGCATCCAGTCACCGGACGTGCTGGCGTCGGCGTGGCGCGCGGCCGACGGTCGCGTGGCGATTGCGCTGGCGGGGATCAATCAGCAGGCGCTCGTGGCGACCGTGCGACTGCCTGCCGCTGCCTACGGATTGCCGGCTGGCACGCGTATTGTGCGGCACGATGACGTTGGCGCGCGGCCGCTGGGCACCCTCGGCGCAACGGCGCGGAGTATGTCGGTGGCGGTTGAGGCGTTGCAGGGGGTCGTGCTGGAGTTCATTCCGCCGGTGCCCAGGCGGCGCTGAGTGCAACGCATCGGTGGCTTGGCGATACCTTCGAGTTGAAGGGCATTTTACCGCAAAGGCCGCAAAGGACGCAAAGGAACTGCCGTCCTTTGCGTCCTTTGCGTCCTTTGCGGTTCAATTGGTCAACGGTGCCCGTGCTACCAGTCGACGCGCATCCCCACCTGACCTTGGCGTGCACCGTACGAGCTGAGCGCCTTGCCGAACGACGGAACGGCCACACCCGCCGCCGTGAACTGCGTGCCACCGTACGACAGGTTGTTCTTGAAGTTGAAGACGTTGAAGCCCTCGGCCGAGAAGCTCACCTTCCGGCCGCTCCAGTCGAAGAGCGGACGAGAGAGGCGCACGTCGACGTTGCGGTACCAGTTGACCCACGCGTTGGCGGGCATTGCCGTGCGGATGCCGCTGGTGGCGACCGTACCACCCGGATAGTCGTCGCCCGTGATGTTGTCGAGGTTGATGTCACGACCGTCGATTTGTCCGAACGGACGCGGGCTGGCGAACGTGGAGACCGCCGAGAACTGGAACTTGAACGGCAGTGGCGTGATGTTCGAGATCACGACACGATGACGCTCGTCGCCCGTGGTGCGCTGGCGGTTGAACAGGAACGGATAGGCAAAGTTCGGTAGTCCGGCGGTGTCAAAGTCGCCTTGATAGAAGCCCAGGGTGTACGCCAGGTTCACGCGGGACTTCTTGCGCTGCCATGTGGCCTGCAGCATCACGGCCGAATAGTCCGACTGGCCGATGTCATCCCATAACAGGATGTCGCCATACGCCGCCGTGAGTTTACGGCGATTCGGGGTGACCGTCTTGTCGAGGTAGTTCGGATTGCGCTGCACATAGAGGTTGTCCATGTGCTGCACCACGTAGTCCAGGTTGAGTCCGAATTCCGGCGTCAACTGATGGCCCACGCCGATCGACATTTGTCGGCTGTGCGGCGTCTTCATCTCGAGATTCATGAGAATCGGCGCGGGTGACACGGACTGGCCGCTGATCACGCGCTGACGCAAAACGGCCGGGTCCTTCGTGGGCAGGTTACTGGTGTTGTTGAACGTGAAGTTGTACGTGCGCCACGTGGAGTTGCGGCGTTCCTGGAAGCCCATGAAGCTGGTCACGCGGTCGTAGATGATGCCGAAACCGCCGCGCACAAACGTCTTGTTGTTCTTCATGGGATCCCACGAGAACGAGACGCGCGGCGAGATGTTGCCCAGCTGATTCTTGCGATTGCCGGTATTCAGGAAGTTGGCGAGCTCCGGAATGGCCTTCAAGACAGGATCGGCCGCCCACGGCACGGTGTAGTCGTTGTTCATCGTGTTCAACTCGGCGTCGTGCCGAATGCCCAATGACAACGTGAAGTTGGGCTTGATCCGCCACTCATCGTTGATGTACAGCCCCGTGGTGTAGCCGGTGGCGCTGGCGATGGCGTCACTGGTGCCGTTCGGATCGGTGAAGCCCACCGCAATGGACGCGGTGTTGGGCAGCGACGACGTATCGGTCAAGAAGCCGAACGTGCCGTTGGTGTTGTTGGGCTGGTTCTGCGTGGCGGCGATGCTGCTGAGCTCCACGCCGAACTTGATGACGTGTGAACCGGACGCGTTGTCCACGTTCATCGTGGCGCGATCGACGAGGCGCAGGTGGGTTTCCTTGAGGATGAGCGGGAAGCCCGAGGTGCCGAACACGATGCCCGGATAATTGAGCTGCGGACCCGGCTTGAGCGGGGCTTCGTTGTGATTCCAGTTCACCACCTGCAGGCTGGCTTCGTTCACGAAGTTGCCGCTCTGCGCGAGATACCGCTGACGCAGCTGACCGGTGTAGATCTCGTACTTCTGCGAGATGCCGCCATCCTGCGACACCCGGGCGCCGAAGTTGCCTTCGCCGCGCAGGAAGCGCGCCGACACCATGGCGTCGTACGTGAGGCGCGGGCTTTGCACCCACGTGAGCCGCGTGTACGACGAGTGGTTCTTGTTGGGCGCGAGAAACGAACCCTTGTACGACGCCCAGTTGGCACCGCTGGACGGATTCACGTCGAGATAGAAATCCGTGGACGACAGTTCGTAGCTGGTGGCCAGGAACAGTT carries:
- a CDS encoding TonB-dependent receptor, yielding MHHTLKRLIVGASLGAMLSLPALAQNTITLEGSVKGDGAPVVGAQITVVNVATRETARAITRATGEFRVLGLFSGRYTVNVKAIGFRQATDTVDLAIGQRARLEFSLQKGAAELEAQTVTADRVKQVEVQRLSVSAPVTKDEIENLPLSSRGIMNLAGIAPGIKTYAPQSGRTLPSGGAAPDLRFFNVYMDGVEMKSLFNGNIVGLGQTGSPLPQEGLETFRVYVNPYDAEYTRAGSYVISAESRRGTNTWQGSGFGFFQNKQATARNAFLSPTAPTPNYGKTQLGFNLRGPLVKDKLFLATSYELSSTDFYLDVNPSSGANWASYKGSFLAPNKNHSSYTRLTWVQSPRLTYDAMVSARFLRGEGNFGARVSQDGGISQKYEIYTGQLRQRYLAQSGNFVNEASLQVVNWNHNEAPLKPGPQLNYPGIVFGTSGFPLILKETHLRLVDRATMNVDNASGSHVIKFGVELSSIAATQNQPNNTNGTFGFLTDTSSLPNTASIAVGFTDPNGTSDAIASATGYTTGLYINDEWRIKPNFTLSLGIRHDAELNTMNNDYTVPWAADPVLKAIPELANFLNTGNRKNQLGNISPRVSFSWDPMKNNKTFVRGGFGIIYDRVTSFMGFQERRNSTWRTYNFTFNNTSNLPTKDPAVLRQRVISGQSVSPAPILMNLEMKTPHSRQMSIGVGHQLTPEFGLNLDYVVQHMDNLYVQRNPNYLDKTVTPNRRKLTAAYGDILLWDDIGQSDYSAVMLQATWQRKKSRVNLAYTLGFYQGDFDTAGLPNFAYPFLFNRQRTTGDERHRVVISNITPLPFKFQFSAVSTFASPRPFGQIDGRDINLDNITGDDYPGGTVATSGIRTAMPANAWVNWYRNVDVRLSRPLFDWSGRKVSFSAEGFNVFNFKNNLSYGGTQFTAAGVAVPSFGKALSSYGARQGQVGMRVDW
- a CDS encoding zinc ribbon domain-containing protein; the encoded protein is MPTYVYETIPESGTDAPQRFELRQSMSEPSLTVHPDTGAPVRRVLSGGLATFTEGPSSSRPGPAGGCGTGCGCVS
- a CDS encoding DUF1343 domain-containing protein, producing the protein MRPTLAALSLALLGASPVVDLPAQSSAGVIPGIEVLLTDSLHLIRGKRVGLLTNHSGRDRKGTSSIDLLFKAPGVKLSALYGPEHGIRGVAKAGEKISSSVDSATGVKVYSLYGDVESPTADMLKDIDVLLYDIQDVGARVYTFEWTLALVAATAKKPIIVLDRPDPIRADRIEGNILDPRFASLVGQHPVALRYGLTPGELMRFLVGTKLIDAQVTVIPMKNYRRAMWFDETRIPRVNPSPNLRTLDAELLYPGTVFFEGTNATEGRGTDAPFTLIGAAYLTDHVAIAAELNALKLPGVRFDTATRTIEPGYKFAGQTIPMIHVRVIDRNAVRPVELGIRMLRAFYAHHPTEFKWREPSVNAAGRIKSIDRLAGTDQLTKAVEQNTVDALVKQWDADAVRFATMVKPYLLYR